Below is a genomic region from Tepidiforma bonchosmolovskayae.
TCGTCGATATCCTCGATGCTGCAGCACTGCTGATGCCCCCGGTACTCCTCCGGCCGCTCCTCCGTCCACAACCGCATCGTCACGCCCACCACCTCGTAGCCCTGCTCGGCGAGCAGCGCTGCCGCCACGGAGCTGTCCACTCCGCCCGACATCCCGACCACAACCCGGGGACGTGCCATCGGCTGTGATACCATTCCTTTCGCCCGCAGCGGCGGGCAGGAGTTCGCGTCTGAGTCCCGAGACCCTCGCGCAACGCGCCGTCGATGTCCTCTCCGAGCACAAAGCGCTCGATATCGCGCTCATCGACATCTCGCGGACCGCGACCTTCACCTACTACTTTGTCATCGCCACGGCCCAGTCGCCACTCCAGTTCGCCGCCCTCGTCGAGTACCTCGAACGCGACCTCGCGCCCGAAGGCATCTTCCTCCGCCACCGCGAAGGCTCACCCGAAAGCGGCTGGGTCCTCCTCGACTTCGGCGACATCATCGTCCACCTCTTCACCGCCGACCAGCGCGCCTACTACCGCCTCGAAGAGCTCTGGGGCCGAACCTCCCCGGTCGTCCGCTTCGCCGACTGAGCCCGCCGCCGCGGGCGCTGCTCAGCCCCGCCCCTCGCGCGGCCGCTCGCCGTAATCGCCGAACGGCGCATCCCTCCGCCGGATCGTCTCCCGGAACCCAAGCTCCCGGAAACTCTCGACCCACCGCAGCGCCTCCTCGGTGTGCCGCGTGATGCCGTCGAACAGCGTCCCCAGCAGCTGCGTCGTTCGCAGCCCCATGTTTTCGAACGCCTGGTTGATGAGCAGCTTGTTCAGCGCCAGCTGGTTCGCCGGGATGTTCCGGAACCGCCGCGCGTACGCCTCCGTCCGCTCGCTCAGCTCCTCCGCCGGGTAGACGTGCGAAACGAGCCCAATCCGGTAGGCCGTCGCCGCATCGATCTGGTCGCCCGAGAGCAGGAACTGCTTCGCGTGCTCCAGCCCCAGCCGGTACACCCAGAGCATCGTGGTCGGCGTCCCGTAAATGCGCGACGGCGGGTAGCCGATGATCGCGTCCTCCGCCATGAAGATCAGGTCGGCGCAGAGCAGCAGGTCCGTGCCCCCGCCCAGCGCGTAGCCGTGCACCTGGGCGATGACCGGCTTCGGGCACTCCCAGAGCGTCATGAACCGCCGCATGTTGTGGCCCATGAACTGCAAATCGCGGACCGGGTCCCACGCGCCCGGGCGCGGCTCCGGGTGCGGGGCATCGAACCGCCGCGGCCAGGGCACCCCATCTGCCCCGGGATTCAGGTCGTACCCTGCCGTGAAGACCCGCCCGGCCCCGCGCAGCACAATCGCCGAAACCGCCGCCGACGCCGTCGCCCGCTCGATCGCGTCGGCAATCCCCTGGATCACGGCCTCGTTCAGCGTATTCAGCTTCTCGGGCCGGTTCAGCGTCACGATGGCGATGCCATCCCGTTCCTCATACAGCACCGGTTCAGCCATGCCCGCGAGCATACACCGATGCGGGATGAGGGATGAGGGAGCCCCGTCTCTCCCTTCCTCCCCACCGAGGGAGGAGCCTGAAGCTGTTCCCAACCCGCCCGCCTCACCGCCCCGGGGCTGGAGCCTGGAGGCCGCAGCCCGGCGGAGCGGCCCCCCGCTCCCCGCTCCCTGGGGCGGCGGCGCCGGGCCGGGCGGTGCTCCCTCCTCCCTCGGGGCGGCGGCGCCGGGCCGGGGCGGTGCTCCCTCCTCCCTCCTCCCTGGGGCAGCGGAGCGGCCGGGGCTGGGCTCCCTCCTCCCTACTCCTCGAGGAACTCGTTCACCAGCTCCATGAACCGCTCGAACTGGTCGTGGTGCACCCAGTGCCCCGCACCCTCCACCTCCACCGCCCGGTAGTCGTGGAACGCCGAAAGGTCGGGCGGCCCGCCCGGGCGCGTCCCCCAGCTCTCCCGCCCCCAGATGATCAGCATCGGACAGCGGATCTGGTTCCAGAGGTCCCGGGCGTCCTCCATGTTGAACTCGTACGGCGACCCCGCGTGCGTGTAGTTGTCGAACTTCCACGTATAGCCCGCCTCCGTCGCGCGCACGCCGTGCTCCGTCAGGTGCCGCGCCAGCTCCGGCGAAAGGTGCCGGTTCGCCTCCTGCATCCGCCGTGTCGCGTCCTCGAGCGTCGGGTAGGTCCTCAGCTGGCGCCGCTCCAGCTCGCGCATGCTCTCCACCCACTGCCGCATCCGCCGGTGCGCCGGGCGCCGCTCCCGCTGCCAGCCGAGCCCGCCCAGCCCTTCGATCGTCACCAGCTTCCGCACCTTCTCCGGGAACGCGCCCGCGTACTGGAGCGCTACCCCGCCCCCGAGGCTGTGCCCGATGATCACGTACGGCGCCCGCCCGATCGCCTCCCCCAGCGCGTGGATATCCAGCGCGTAATCGATGATGGAGTAGTTCCCGCCGATCGCCCAGTCCGAATCGCCGTGCCCGCGCAGGTCCGGCGCATACACGCAGAACCGGTCCACCAGTGCCTGCGCCACGCGGTCCCACGAGCGGGCGTGGTCGCGCGTGCCGTGGATGAGGATGAGCGGCGGCTTCGACTCGTCGCCCCAGGTCAGGTAGTGCAGCTTCAGCCGCTGCGAGGTGTACCAGCGCGAGACGGGCTCCATGCCCGCATCGTGCCGCCCGGCGCCCCGTCCCGTCTACAGGCGCGGCAGCGGAATGCCCAGCGCCTCCTCCAGCTCATCGATCGCCCGGGTCGTCTCGTCGACCTTGATCGTGTGCATCCCCAGCGCCTTCGCCCCCTTCAGGTTCGCCCCGAGGTCGTCGAGGAAGACCGCCTCCGGCGGCTCGATGCCGAGCTGCTCGCACGCGATCTGGTAAATCCGCGGCTCTGGCTTCCGCACCCCCACAATCGCCGATTCGACCACCACATCGAACAGGCTGTGCACGTCGATGCCGCTCGTCCGCCGCTGGGCCGGCTCGTCGCGCGCCACGTTGTTCGTGATGCTGCCCAGCTTCACCTTTCCGCGCAGGTGGCGCACCACCGCCACCATCTCCGGCCGCTCGCCGAACCCCTGGAAGAACCACTCGAGGAAGTACTTCCCTGTGGCCTGCGTGTCGATCCCGGCGATGTGCCGGTCGAACAGCTCCGCGAACCCCTCAGGCGGAATCTCGCTCCGTTCGAACCGCGACCACGGCCCGTCCTCCGGCGCGAAAATTGCCACGCGCACCTCGTCGGGGATCCCGTGCTCCCGGCAGAACTCCTTGATGCGGGTCACCGGCGAGTGCGTCAGCACCCCGCCGATATCGAAAATCGCTGCGCGAAAACGGCTCATGGCCAAATTGTACGGAGCCCGGCCGCAAGGAGCCGTTCTCCGCGATCCCTGCTATCCTTCGCCGGCCGCTCCTGCGGACCGGGAGGTCGCATGCCCCAGCCGTTCGATATCGTCTTCCTCGGCACCGGCAGCCCGCTTCCCAGCCCCGACCGCTGCGGCTGCGGGCACGTCATCGTCGCCGCCGGCCAGCACATCCTCGTCGACTGCGGCTGGGGCGCCGCCCGCCGGATTCTCGCTTCCGGCATCATGCCCTCCGCCATCGATACCGCCGTCTTCACCCACATGCACACCGACCACATCACCGACTTCCCGGACTTCCTCTTCCTCCGCTGGACGTCCGGCGCACGCGTGCCGCTCCGCGTCTACGGCCCCGAGGGCACCGGCGAGATGGTCGAAGGCTTCCTCCACGCCCTCCGGCGCGATATCGGCTTCCGCCTCGCCCACCACGGCGACAAGCTCCACCCCGACGGCATCGTCGTCGAAGTCACCGAAATCTCCCCCTCGGCCCGTCCCGCGCCCTTCTTCGAACGCGACGGCCTCGTGCTCGAACGGTTCGAAGTCGACCACTTCCCCGTTGTCCCGGCCTTCGGCTACCGTGCCCGCTTCGATGGCCGGACCGCCGTTCTTTCCGGCGATACCTCCTTCTGCGAAAGCCTCCTCCATGCCGCGGAGGGCGCCGATATGCTCGTCTGCGAAGCGCTCAACACCCCCATGCTCAACGAGCGGATCGCCGCCCTCCGCGCCATCGGCCGCGACCTGCAGGCCTCCCTCTTCGAGGACGTCCCCAGCTACCACATCGACGTGAGCGATGTCGCCCGGCTCGCGCAGCAGGCCGGTGTCCGCCAGCTTGTCCTCAATCACCTCATCCCGCCCGTCCCCAACAGCGGCCCCGAACTCGACCGCTTCATCGCAGGCATGGCCGAGCGCTTCCGCGGCCCCATCCGCGTTGCCCGCGATACCGAACGCATCCCCGTTCCCGGAGCCCCCGCATGAGCCATGACGAGATGTTCGTCGCCTCCCTTCGCAACCGTATCCGCGCCATGAACACCCTCTGGGAGCGCGCCATCAGCGACATGACCCTCGAGCAGCTCAACCACCACGAGCGCGCCGGCGTCCTTCCCATCGCCTTCAGCTTCAGCCACTACATCCGCTCGCAGGACCAGTCGATCAGCGCCATCTTCCTCGGCGAACCCCCGCTCTGGCAGCAGGGCGGCTGGGCGGCAAAGGTCGGCGTCACTGTCGATGCCCTCGGCCGCGAGGAAACCGTCGAGCAGATGGAGCACCAGCGCTTCGGCGACCTCGACGCATGGAAGGCGTACCAGTCCGGGGTCATCGCCCGCACCACCCGCGTCCTCGAAACCCTCACCGCCGCCCGCCTCGCCGAGGTCGTCCTGCCGCAGCTCCCGCCCAACATGCAGAACATCTTCTGCGCCCTCGTCATCGGTCCCGGTGCGCCCCTCCGCCGCCTCGACGTGCTCGAGTGCTTCGTCTACCAGCACGGCCTCCGCCACATGGGCGAAGTCGAGCATGGCCGCGCCCTCGTCGGCCTCGGTGGCATGACCTCCTGACGCCATTTCAGGAATTTACCGAAACGCAGCTAGAAATCCTTTCACGCCGGGTCTAACATCGACCGTATGACCGGCGAAGAAACGCCTGTCCGCCGCATCCTCGTGATCGACGACGAAGCCGCCGTCCGCAGCATGCTCACCCGCGCGCTCGCGCTCTGGCAGTTCGAAACCGTCGCCGTCCCCACCGCTGAAGAGGGTCTCGCCCACCTCCGCGCCGGCGAACGGTTCGCCTGCATCCTCCTCGACCTCACCATGCCCGGCATGGGCGGTGAGGCGGCCCTCCGCGAAATCGAGGCAGTCGCCCCCGGCACCCCGGTCGCCCTCATGAGCGGCTTCCCCCGCGACGACCTCGCCGGGCAGGGTCGCCACTTCATCGCCAAGCCGTTCGACCTCGAGACCCTCCACAGCCTCCTCGAACGGCTCGCCGGGCCCTAGTGCGCCTGCGCGAACCAGCCTCCCCCCGGGTGGTATCCTGAGAACGTGAGCACCGAAACGCACGGCGTCGTCGACGTCAGCCCCTACTGCCCGGCCTTCCAGCACACCGTCGAGCTCATCGGCCGCCGCTGGACCGGCGCCATCATCCGTTCGCTCCTCGCCGGCTCCTGCCGCTTCTCCGCCATCCTGGCCGCCATCCCCGGCCTCTCGGACCGCCTCCTCGCCGAGCGGCTCCGCGAACTCGAAGCCGAGGGCATCGTCAGCCGCACGGTCTACCCCGAGCACCCCGTCCGCATCGAGTACCGCCTGACCGAAAAGGGCCGCGAACTCGAGCGGATTGTCGCCGCCATCGATGCCTGGACCGCGCGCTGGTTCGACCCGGCGGCCCACGGCATCGGGCCCGGCGATCCCGCCGGCTGAGCGCCCGGTTTACAGCCCATCACGGAATTGCTTAGGCTTCGTCGCGGGGGCCCACAGGAGGGTTCGATGCGCACGATGCTCGCCGGCGTCGCCCTGGCCGCGTTCCTCGCGGCCGCATGCGGCGGAGGCGGCGGCGGGCCGGGCGGCAACCCCTTCGGCGAACCGACCGCCGCCGGCACCCGGGCCGCCGCTACCGCCCCGGGCGGCGCCTCGCCCGCCGCCACGCCGGCAGCCGCCGGGACCGCCAGCCCGACGCCGTCGCCGGTCCCCGACACCTACACGGTCCAGGAGGGCGACACCCTCGGCGCCATCGCCGAGCGGTTCGGACTCACCATCGCCGACCTCGTTGCCGCCAACGCCCTCGCCGACCCCGACCTGATCTTCCCCGGCCAGGAGCTCCGTATCCCCAAACCCGGCACCGCTCCTTCCCCCTCCCCAACCGCGACCCCCACCCCCTGACCCCGCCGCCCCGCCAACCCGGCCCCCGCTCGAAGCCTTGAGCCTGACCGGTCAGCCGCCCGCATCACACTCGCTCCCTCCTCCCCGCTCCCTCCTCCCTCGGCGGGGAGGAGCGGCCGGGCGGGGCTCCCTCCTCCCTGCTCCCCGCTCCCCGCTCCCTGCTCCCTCCCCTACCATGTCCCCGTGAGCGACTTCGCCAACATCTTCCTCGCCCTCCTGCTCGAGGCCACGCCGTTCCTCCTCGCCGGCGTCATCGTCTCCGTCGTTGCGGGCCCGGCCGTCGAGCGCATCCTCGCCTCTGCCGCCTTCCGCAGCCCCGCCGCCAGCATCGCCGCCGGCGCAGGCGCCGGCCTCATCCTCCCCATGTGCGACTGCGGCAACCGCCCCCTCGCCCACCGCCTCGCGCTCGCCGGCCGCCGCGAGTTCGCCCTCGCCTTCCTCGTCGCCGCACCCGTCATCAACCCGATCGTCATCGTCACCACCTGGCTCGCCTTCCGCGATGCCGAACTCGTCGCCCTCCGGCTCGGCCTCACCGTCCTCGCCGCCGTTGCCGTCGCGCTGGTCGTCTCGCGCTTCCGCCGCGACATCGCCCTCCCGCTCGAAACCGAATTCCCTGCCGAAGCCGGTCCCCGGCCCCCCGCCGGCCCCGCCGCCTGGGCCCCGCGCGTCCTTGAGGAGTTCTTCGAGCTCTTCCAGTACCTCGTCATCGGCGCTGCCCTCGCCGCCGCCATCCAGGTCTTCGCCAGCCAGGAGGATTTCCTCTCCGCCAGCGGCGTCTTCCTCTCCATCGCCGCCCTCATGTTCCTCGCCTTCCTCCTGAGCATCTGCTCCAGCGTCGATGCATTCGTCGTCGCCGGTCTGGGCGGCGCCATCGGCCTCGGGCCCGCGCTCGCCTTCCTCGTCTTCGGGCCGCTCGTCAACCTCAAGTCCATCCCGATGTACCTGCGCCTCTTCTCCGGCCCGGCCGTCGCGGTCCTCGTCGTCATCTGCGCCCAGGTCGCCTTCGTCGGCGCCGCCGTCGCGGAGCTCCGCGCATGGTGAGAGACGCCGACTACGCCCTCGCCGCCGCCGCGCTCGGCCTCCTCATCGCCTGGCGCCTCGCCGACGGCACCGCCCGCAACCTCGTCCAGGGGTGGTACGTGCCCATCCTCGCCGCCACTGCAGTCCTGCTGCTGGCCGCTGCCGCGCTCACCATCCCCGTCGCTCTGCGTGACGGCCTGGCCCGCTGGCGCAGGCCCTCCGCTGCCGGGTCTGTCGCCGCCGCAGCCATCGGCCTGCCGCTCGTCATCGCCGCCGCCTTCGAACCGCGCCCGCTCGCCTCGGCCAGCCTCGACCTCTCCGCTGCCGCCGCCCGCCAGTTCAGCGCCTCGGCCAGCGCCGCCGACCCCGCCCGCCGCAACATCTACCAGTGGGCCTATGAGTTCGAAACCGCCGACCCCGCGGCCATCGCCGGCCAGCCCGTCGACGTCATCGGCTTCGTCTACCGCCGCGAGGGCGACCCGCCCGAACGGTTGCGCGTCGCCCGCTTCGTCGTCGCCTGCTGCATCGCCGATGCGCAGGGCTTCACCCTCCCCGTCCTTTGGAAGGACGCCAGCACGCTCGCCAACGACCAGTGGGTCCGCGTCACCGGCCGCGTCGGCATCGGCCCCGACGGCGCCCCCATCGTCCTCGCCGCGAGCGTAGCCCCCATCGAGGCACCCCAAAATCCGTACATTTATCCGTGACGAACGCCCCGCCCTCGCCGCCCTCGGCGCCGTCACCGCGGTCGCCCTCGGCATCCTGCTGGCGGTCCTCCTCCTCGGCGACCAGCGCCGCATCCGCGTCGTCCTCGCATCCCCCGACGCCGCCGTGCCCGCGCCCGTCACCCTCCGCGAAATCACCCTCGCCTTCGACCGCGAACCCGACCGCGCCGCCGTCGAAGCCGCCCTCGCCTTCGACCCCCCGCTCGAGGGCACCGTCCGCTGGCGCGGCCGGACGCTCGTCTTCGTGCCCGCCGGCCCGCTCGAACCCGGCGAGTACCGCATCCGCCTAGCGCCCGGCACGCTCGGCCGCCGCGCCGAACCCCTCCGCGAGCCGTTCGAACACCGCTTCACCGTCCGCGAACCCGGCGTCGCCGTCGTGCAGGTTGCACCCGGCCGGACCGAAGAGCGCCTCGTCGAACTCCGGGCCGGCCAGGAGCCCCGCGTCCTCGCCCGCGCCCCGCGCATCATCGACTTCGCCGTCTCGCCCGACGGCGCCCAGGTCGCCGTTGTCACCGCGGGCCCTGACGGCCGCGGCAGCCTCGCCCTCGTCCGGGTGAGCGACGGCGCGGCCACATCCCTCGTCTTCGACCCCGCCATCAACGTCGGCGGCGTCGCCTGGTCGCCCGATGGCGCGACCCTCGCCGTCGTCCGCCGCGATGCCCTCCCCGTCGGGGGCGAAGGCGTGCCCCGCGCCTGGCTTGTCCGCCTCTCCGGCGAATTCGTCGCCACCCTCGACCCCGAAGGCCTCCCCTCCCTCTACCCGTCGTGGTCGCCCGATGGCCAGCACCTTGCCTATATCTCGCCGAGCGATGCCCGCCTCATCGTCGTCAACCTCGCCACACAGGAGCGCCGCGACCTCGGCCAGCCGCGCGGGGGCGCCGCCGCCTGGTCGCCCGACTCCCGCATCGTCGCCTTCGAAAGCGTGCCCCGGACAGCGGCCGGAGCCACTCCGCCGCAGCCCGTGCGCGTCGTGAGCCTCGATGCCGCCGTCGACCTCGTCCTCGGCAGGGAAGGCGAAATCCGCTCTGCTCCCCGCTTCCTCGACAGCGAGACGGTCGCCACCCTCCGCCGCGTCATCGGTCCCCAGCGCACCGGCACCGACCTCGTCTTCGAATCCGTCCGCGACGGCCGCCAGCTCCGCGCCATCAACCTCGCTGCCGGCACGGACCTCGTCCTCCACTGGGACCTCGCCCCCGGCGGCCGCTCCATCGTCTACACCGTCCAAACGGCGCAGCAGTTCACCACCATCACCCTCGACCTCGAATCCGGCGACCGCACCCCGCTCGCAGTCGGCGGCGACCTCCCCCGCTGGCTCCCCTGACCGGCCGCTACGCCGTCTGCTCCTCCAGCAACCGTGCCAGCTCGAGGAAGTCCCGCGCCGTAATGTCGAACGACGGCTCCGGCTCGAGGTCGGGCTGCACGTTCGGCCCCGCCTCCTTCGGCCGGGGGATGAACGCCGCCCGCAGTCCCGCAGCCTGCGCGGCCTTCAGGTCGGCCTTGTGGGCGGCCACCAGCATCACCTGCCCCGGCGCGTACCCAAGCAGCCGCGCCCCCGCAAGGTACGCCTCCGGCTTCGGCTTGAATGCCCCGAGCGCATCCGCACCGAGCACGCAGTCCCACGGCAGCCCTGCCCGCTTCGCCATGTGCACCAGCAGCGCCACGTTCCCGTTCGAGAGCGTCGAAATGACGTACCGCTGCTTCAGCCGCCACAGCCCCGGCACGCTGTCCGGCCACGGGTCGAGCCGGTGCCATGCCCGGTTCAGGTCCTCCCGCTCCGCCTCCGGCATGCCGCCGAGCCCGTACTGCGGCAGCAGCTCGTCCAGCTTCCGCCGGTGCAGCGCATCGGTCGTCATGAACGGCCACTCGCCCCGGTTCACCTTCGCGATGCCGCCGAGATACCCCTCGTACCGCCACGCGTCGGCGAACGCGCCCCAGTCGGCCGAAACGCCGTACCGTGCACCTGCCGCCTCCAGCTCCCGGATGACCGACGACCGCCAGTTGACCACCGTGCCGAAGACGTCGAACACCAGCGCGCGCACGTCCCGGAGTGCCATGGCCCGAAAGTCTACCCGAAGGCCTGCATTCCCGGCGAAGCCGTTCTACTCGCCATCGCCGGCCGCCACGTTGACGATGCGCACCGGCGGCGGCGGGGTCGGCGTCGCACCGGCCGCCGAAACGCCGTCTTCGGCCGCCACCCCGTGGATGCGGATCGGCGGCACGGGCGTCGGCGTTGCCGACGGCTGGCTCGCCGCCCCCGCGTCGCCGCCCGCCGGCAGCACCTGCGCCGGTTCGGCTGCGAGCGACTCGGCAGCGCTCCCGGCGCCGCCCGCCAGCAGCCCTTCGAGCGAGGGCGCCGTGACCGGCGCGCCAACGTCGATGACGATGACCCGCTGGGGCGGCTGCGGCTGCACGGTGGGCCGGAACGG
It encodes:
- a CDS encoding PD40 domain-containing protein, with the translated sequence MPAPVTLREITLAFDREPDRAAVEAALAFDPPLEGTVRWRGRTLVFVPAGPLEPGEYRIRLAPGTLGRRAEPLREPFEHRFTVREPGVAVVQVAPGRTEERLVELRAGQEPRVLARAPRIIDFAVSPDGAQVAVVTAGPDGRGSLALVRVSDGAATSLVFDPAINVGGVAWSPDGATLAVVRRDALPVGGEGVPRAWLVRLSGEFVATLDPEGLPSLYPSWSPDGQHLAYISPSDARLIVVNLATQERRDLGQPRGGAAAWSPDSRIVAFESVPRTAAGATPPQPVRVVSLDAAVDLVLGREGEIRSAPRFLDSETVATLRRVIGPQRTGTDLVFESVRDGRQLRAINLAAGTDLVLHWDLAPGGRSIVYTVQTAQQFTTITLDLESGDRTPLAVGGDLPRWLP
- a CDS encoding permease; its protein translation is MSDFANIFLALLLEATPFLLAGVIVSVVAGPAVERILASAAFRSPAASIAAGAGAGLILPMCDCGNRPLAHRLALAGRREFALAFLVAAPVINPIVIVTTWLAFRDAELVALRLGLTVLAAVAVALVVSRFRRDIALPLETEFPAEAGPRPPAGPAAWAPRVLEEFFELFQYLVIGAALAAAIQVFASQEDFLSASGVFLSIAALMFLAFLLSICSSVDAFVVAGLGGAIGLGPALAFLVFGPLVNLKSIPMYLRLFSGPAVAVLVVICAQVAFVGAAVAELRAW
- a CDS encoding DinB family protein, which codes for MSHDEMFVASLRNRIRAMNTLWERAISDMTLEQLNHHERAGVLPIAFSFSHYIRSQDQSISAIFLGEPPLWQQGGWAAKVGVTVDALGREETVEQMEHQRFGDLDAWKAYQSGVIARTTRVLETLTAARLAEVVLPQLPPNMQNIFCALVIGPGAPLRRLDVLECFVYQHGLRHMGEVEHGRALVGLGGMTS
- a CDS encoding MBL fold metallo-hydrolase, with amino-acid sequence MPQPFDIVFLGTGSPLPSPDRCGCGHVIVAAGQHILVDCGWGAARRILASGIMPSAIDTAVFTHMHTDHITDFPDFLFLRWTSGARVPLRVYGPEGTGEMVEGFLHALRRDIGFRLAHHGDKLHPDGIVVEVTEISPSARPAPFFERDGLVLERFEVDHFPVVPAFGYRARFDGRTAVLSGDTSFCESLLHAAEGADMLVCEALNTPMLNERIAALRAIGRDLQASLFEDVPSYHIDVSDVARLAQQAGVRQLVLNHLIPPVPNSGPELDRFIAGMAERFRGPIRVARDTERIPVPGAPA
- a CDS encoding winged helix-turn-helix transcriptional regulator, with protein sequence MSTETHGVVDVSPYCPAFQHTVELIGRRWTGAIIRSLLAGSCRFSAILAAIPGLSDRLLAERLRELEAEGIVSRTVYPEHPVRIEYRLTEKGRELERIVAAIDAWTARWFDPAAHGIGPGDPAG
- a CDS encoding HAD-IA family hydrolase, with the translated sequence MSRFRAAIFDIGGVLTHSPVTRIKEFCREHGIPDEVRVAIFAPEDGPWSRFERSEIPPEGFAELFDRHIAGIDTQATGKYFLEWFFQGFGERPEMVAVVRHLRGKVKLGSITNNVARDEPAQRRTSGIDVHSLFDVVVESAIVGVRKPEPRIYQIACEQLGIEPPEAVFLDDLGANLKGAKALGMHTIKVDETTRAIDELEEALGIPLPRL
- a CDS encoding LysM peptidoglycan-binding domain-containing protein yields the protein MRTMLAGVALAAFLAAACGGGGGGPGGNPFGEPTAAGTRAAATAPGGASPAATPAAAGTASPTPSPVPDTYTVQEGDTLGAIAERFGLTIADLVAANALADPDLIFPGQELRIPKPGTAPSPSPTATPTP
- a CDS encoding alpha/beta fold hydrolase, which gives rise to MEPVSRWYTSQRLKLHYLTWGDESKPPLILIHGTRDHARSWDRVAQALVDRFCVYAPDLRGHGDSDWAIGGNYSIIDYALDIHALGEAIGRAPYVIIGHSLGGGVALQYAGAFPEKVRKLVTIEGLGGLGWQRERRPAHRRMRQWVESMRELERRQLRTYPTLEDATRRMQEANRHLSPELARHLTEHGVRATEAGYTWKFDNYTHAGSPYEFNMEDARDLWNQIRCPMLIIWGRESWGTRPGGPPDLSAFHDYRAVEVEGAGHWVHHDQFERFMELVNEFLEE
- a CDS encoding crotonase/enoyl-CoA hydratase family protein, with product MAEPVLYEERDGIAIVTLNRPEKLNTLNEAVIQGIADAIERATASAAVSAIVLRGAGRVFTAGYDLNPGADGVPWPRRFDAPHPEPRPGAWDPVRDLQFMGHNMRRFMTLWECPKPVIAQVHGYALGGGTDLLLCADLIFMAEDAIIGYPPSRIYGTPTTMLWVYRLGLEHAKQFLLSGDQIDAATAYRIGLVSHVYPAEELSERTEAYARRFRNIPANQLALNKLLINQAFENMGLRTTQLLGTLFDGITRHTEEALRWVESFRELGFRETIRRRDAPFGDYGERPREGRG
- a CDS encoding haloacid dehalogenase type II, which gives rise to MALRDVRALVFDVFGTVVNWRSSVIRELEAAGARYGVSADWGAFADAWRYEGYLGGIAKVNRGEWPFMTTDALHRRKLDELLPQYGLGGMPEAEREDLNRAWHRLDPWPDSVPGLWRLKQRYVISTLSNGNVALLVHMAKRAGLPWDCVLGADALGAFKPKPEAYLAGARLLGYAPGQVMLVAAHKADLKAAQAAGLRAAFIPRPKEAGPNVQPDLEPEPSFDITARDFLELARLLEEQTA
- the rsfS gene encoding ribosome silencing factor; translation: MPSAVIPFLSPAAAGRSSRLSPETLAQRAVDVLSEHKALDIALIDISRTATFTYYFVIATAQSPLQFAALVEYLERDLAPEGIFLRHREGSPESGWVLLDFGDIIVHLFTADQRAYYRLEELWGRTSPVVRFAD
- a CDS encoding response regulator, encoding MTGEETPVRRILVIDDEAAVRSMLTRALALWQFETVAVPTAEEGLAHLRAGERFACILLDLTMPGMGGEAALREIEAVAPGTPVALMSGFPRDDLAGQGRHFIAKPFDLETLHSLLERLAGP
- a CDS encoding TIGR03943 family putative permease subunit, encoding MVRDADYALAAAALGLLIAWRLADGTARNLVQGWYVPILAATAVLLLAAAALTIPVALRDGLARWRRPSAAGSVAAAAIGLPLVIAAAFEPRPLASASLDLSAAAARQFSASASAADPARRNIYQWAYEFETADPAAIAGQPVDVIGFVYRREGDPPERLRVARFVVACCIADAQGFTLPVLWKDASTLANDQWVRVTGRVGIGPDGAPIVLAASVAPIEAPQNPYIYP